One part of the Capricornis sumatraensis isolate serow.1 chromosome 13, serow.2, whole genome shotgun sequence genome encodes these proteins:
- the CALHM4 gene encoding calcium homeostasis modulator protein 4 isoform X2 gives MILVRDEVALLHRYQSQMLGWILITLATITALVSYCLARCCSPLTSLQHRYWTNHLHNERELFEQAAAQHSRLLILQRIKKLFGFIPGNEDVRHIHIPSCQDWREMSVPSFLCMGNDVQGNYSFLGRRVDEDNEEGRSGDIELKP, from the exons ATGATCCTGGTCAGAGATGAAGTAGCTCTTCTACACAGATACCAGTCACAG atgctgggctggattctGATCACCTTGGCAACCATCACTGCCCTAGTCTCCTATTGTTTGGCGAGGTGCTGCTCACCCCTCACCTCCCTGCAGCATCGCTACTGGACCAACCACCTCCACAATGAGAGGGAACTCTTTGAACAAGCCGCAGCACAGCATTCACGGCTGCTCATCCTGCAGCGCATAAAGAAGCTATTTGGCTTCATTCCTGGAAATGAAGATGTCAGACACATCCATATTCCTTCATGTCAGGACTGGAGAGAAATGTCAGTCCCCAGCTTTCTCTGCATGGGTAATGACGTGCAAGGTAACTACAGCTTCCTTGGACGCAGGGTGGATGAGGATAATGAGGAAGGCAGATCAGGAGATATTGAATTAAAACCTTAA
- the CALHM4 gene encoding calcium homeostasis modulator protein 4 isoform X1: MSPVLGNIVSSLQRSGTFINTLIAALTICGQQLFSSFTFSCPCQVGKNFYYGSAFLIIPALILLVAGFALRSQTWTITSEYCCSCVPQLRRISLLERRLACLHFFSITGRALVAPLTWLAVTLLTGTYYECAASEFVSVGRYRAFDNISAGEQQEILAGFPCCRSVPSNMILVRDEVALLHRYQSQMLGWILITLATITALVSYCLARCCSPLTSLQHRYWTNHLHNERELFEQAAAQHSRLLILQRIKKLFGFIPGNEDVRHIHIPSCQDWREMSVPSFLCMGNDVQGNYSFLGRRVDEDNEEGRSGDIELKP; this comes from the exons ATGAGCCCAGTTCTCGGTAACATTGTATCTTCTCTGCAGAGAAGTGGAACATTTATCAACACTTTAATTGCTGCTTTGACCATCTGTGGGCAACAActcttctcctctttcacattcagtTGTCCCTGTCAAGTTGGGAAAAATTTCTACTATGGTTCTGCTTTTCTGATCATTCCTGCCTTAATCCTTCTGGTTGCCGGCTTTGCTCTGAGAAGCCAGACGTGGACAATCACCAGTGAATACTGCTGCAGCTGTGTCCCTCAGCTCCGGAGAATCAGCCTCCTGGAGCGCAGGCTGGCTTGCCTTCACTTCTTCAGCATCACCGGAAGGGCACTTGTTGCTCCATTAACGTGGCTGGCGGTGACCCTGCTGACAGGCACGTACTACGAATGTGCGGCAAGTGAATTCGTATCTGTGGGCCGTTACCGAGCGTTTGACAATATTAGTGCCGGCGAACAGCAAGAGATCCTAGCCGGGTTTCCGTGCTGCAGATCAGTTCCATCCAATATGATCCTGGTCAGAGATGAAGTAGCTCTTCTACACAGATACCAGTCACAG atgctgggctggattctGATCACCTTGGCAACCATCACTGCCCTAGTCTCCTATTGTTTGGCGAGGTGCTGCTCACCCCTCACCTCCCTGCAGCATCGCTACTGGACCAACCACCTCCACAATGAGAGGGAACTCTTTGAACAAGCCGCAGCACAGCATTCACGGCTGCTCATCCTGCAGCGCATAAAGAAGCTATTTGGCTTCATTCCTGGAAATGAAGATGTCAGACACATCCATATTCCTTCATGTCAGGACTGGAGAGAAATGTCAGTCCCCAGCTTTCTCTGCATGGGTAATGACGTGCAAGGTAACTACAGCTTCCTTGGACGCAGGGTGGATGAGGATAATGAGGAAGGCAGATCAGGAGATATTGAATTAAAACCTTAA